Proteins encoded together in one Mastacembelus armatus chromosome 15, fMasArm1.2, whole genome shotgun sequence window:
- the tspan14 gene encoding tetraspanin-14: protein MYYYRYENAEVSCCYKYLMFSYNIIFWLAGVAFIAAGFWAWSEKGILLDLTQVTRLRGFDPVWLVLVVGGVTFILGFAGCVGALRENICLLKFFSGVIGFIFFLELTAAVLAVVFQSQVRAWINEFFLANVKAYRDDIDLQNLIDSLQRMNHCCGAQEPDDWNLNVYFSCNVTNRSRERCGVPFSCCLADPADSVVNTQCGYDVRNRLKGEWNDHIYVKGCIAALEDWLPGNLYTIAIVFVVISLLQMVGIYLARTLISDIEKVKFSY from the exons ATGTATTACTATCGATATGAGAACGCCGAGGTCAGCTGCTGCTACAAATACCTGATGTTCAGCTACAACATCATCTTCTGG ctggCTGGAGTTGCCTTCATTGCAGCTGGTTTCTGGGCATGGAGTGAAAAG GGAATCCTGTTAGACCTGACCCAGGTGACTCGACTGCGTGGCTTTGACCCGGTCTGGTTGGTCCTGGTGGTTGGTGGAGTCACCTTCATCTTGGGCTTCGCTGGCTGTGTGGGAGCTCTGAGAGAAAACATCTGTCTGCTGAAATTT TTTTCGGGCGTCATTGGCTTCATCTTCTTCCTGGAACTGACGGCAGCAGTGTTGGCAGTGGTTTTTCAGAGTCAGGTCAGAGCATGGATCAATGAGTTCTTCCTGGCAAACGTCAAAGCGTACAGAGATGACATTGACCTGCAGAACCTCATCGACTCTCTGCAGAGGATG AACCACTGCTGTGGAGCTCAGGAACCGGACGACTGGAATCTGAATGTTTATTTCAGCTGTAACGTGACTAATCGCAGCAGAGAGAGGTGTGGCGTTCCTTTCTCCTGCTGCCTCGCTGATCCTGCT GACTCGGTGGTGAACACTCAGTGCGGCTATGATGTGAGAAACAGACTAAag GGGGAGTGGAATGATCACATCTACGTTAAAGGGTGTATTGCAGCATTGGAGGACTGGTTACCTGGAAATCTCTACACTATCGCCATTGTCTTCGTTGTTATCTCTCTGCTACAG ATGGTGGGGATCTACTTGGCCAGGACTCTGATCTCTGACATAGAGAAGGTCAAGTTCAGCTACTGA
- the LOC113131772 gene encoding cytochrome c oxidase subunit 7A-related protein, mitochondrial-like — protein MYYRLNGVTQRLTGAPASAYNPQGLRPGVPPVSPAVIFASPTKLVSETGSQVEYLGANRVPDLQKIFQRADGVPVHLKGGLIDKLLYRTTMGLTVGGVVYCLVALYIAAQPANK, from the exons ATGTACTACAGACTGAACGGAGTCACGCAGCGGCTCACCGGAGCTCCCGCCTCCGCCTACAACCCGCAG GGTCTGCGTCCAGGTGTCCCACCTGTCAGTCCTGCCGTTATCTTTGCGTCTCCAACCAAACTGGTGTCAGAAACGGGAAGTCAGGTGGAATACCTAGGAGCCAACCGAGTACCAGACctgcagaaaatatttcag AGAGCAGACGGAGTTCCAGTCCATCTGAAGGGGGGTCTGATAGACAAGCTGCTGTACCGGACCACCATGGGTCTCACGGTCGGGGGGGTTGTCTACTGCCTCGTGGCTCTCTACATTGCTGCCCAGCCCGCCAACAAATGA
- the LOC113131770 gene encoding potassium voltage-gated channel subfamily G member 3-like codes for MKLGNSLCTLNVGGRRFCFSAELMKRLPLSRLSRLHHCVSESELLELCDDYDRDRNEFFFDRHSEAFSFIMLYVQHGKLRFLPHMCELSFYNEMLYWGLESSDLQPCCQRRLDDRLSDCFVHFFPEEEPRSPEEPQRSWLERMRRTFEEPTSSLVAQVIASVSVLFVVISMVMLCASTLPDWKAAETLDQHRIIEAVCIGWFTAECIVRFLVSRDKCEFVCRPLNIIDLLAITPYYISVTMTTLTGENSQLQRAGVTLRILRMMRIFWVIKLARHFLGLQTLGLTLRRCYREMVMLLVFICVAMAIFSALAQLLEHGLDLESGNQDYASIPAACWWVIISMTTVGYGDMYPVTVAGRVLGGLCVVSGIVLLALPITFIYHSFIQCYHELKVRSARCTRSLSADFIN; via the exons ATGAAGCTTGGGAACAGTCTTTGTACCCTGAATGTCGGCGGCcgcaggttttgtttttctgcagagcTGATGAAGCGCCTTCCTCTCAGCAGACTCAGCCGACTGCATCACTGCGTGTCAGAGAGCGAGCTGCTGGAGCTCTGCGACGACTATGACCGTGACAGGAATGAGTTTTTCTTTGACCGGCACTCGGAGGCCTTCAGCTTCATTATGCTCTACGTGCAGCATGGGAAGCTGCGCTTCCTGCCGCACATGTGCGAGCTGTCCTTCTACAATGAGATGCTGTACTGGGGCCTGGAGAGCTCTGACCTGCAGCCATGCTGCCAGCGACGCCTCGATGACCGCCTGTCTGACTGCTTTGTGCACTTCTTCCCTGAAGAGGAGCCACGAAGCCCTGAAGAGCCCCAGAGAAGCTGGctggagaggatgaggagaacGTTTGAGGAGCCCACTTCCTCATTGGTGGCACAGGTGATTGCCTCGGTGTCAGTGCTGTTTGTGGTCATTTCCATGGTGATGCTGTGCGCCAGCACCTTACCGGACTGGAAGGCTGCGGAGACCCTGGACCAACACAG GATCATCGAGGCGGTGTGCATTGGTTGGTTCACAGCTGAGTGTATTGTCCGTTTCCTGGTTTCTCGTGACAAATGCGAGTTTGTCTGTCGTCCTTTGAACATCATCGACCTGTTGGCCATCACACCCTACTACATCTCTGTGACCATGACGACCCTGACGGGGGAGAACTCCCAGCTGCAGCGGGCCGGCGTCACACTGCGCATCCTCCGTATGATGCGGATCTTCTGGGTGATCAAGCTTGCACGGCACTTTCTGGGCCTGCAGACGCTCGGCCTGACACTGCGTCGCTGCTACCGTGAGATGGTGATGCTGCTCGTCTTCATCTGCGTCGCCATGGCAATCTTCAGCGCACTGGCCCAGCTGCTGGAGCACGGCTTAGACCTGGAATCTGGAAACCAGGACTACGCCAGCATTCCCGCCGCCTGCTGGTGGGTCATCATCTCGATGACGACAGTGGGATATGGTGACATGTACCCGGTGACGGTGGCGGGCCGCGTGCTGGGCGGCCTCTGTGTGGTGAGTGGCATCGTGCTGCTGGCGCTGCCCATCACCTTCATCTACCACAGCTTCATCCAGTGCTACCATGAGCTCAAGGTGCGATCTGCCCGTTGCACCCGCAGCCTGTCTGCCGACTTCATCAACTGA
- the prph2b gene encoding peripherin-2b, translating to MPFMPVKFNLPKRVKLAQGLWMLYWLSVIVGILIFSLGIFFKIELRKRSEMMDNNESHLVPNLLILGGMLACGVNAFGGKVCHDSLDPMKFAKWKPMLKPYLLLCCGFNVLLLLTAVLCFLMQFAVYLTLAEGLKNGIRFYKDTDTPGRCFMKRTLDMTQIEFRCCGNNNFRDWFEVQWISNRYLDMSNDEVKDRVLSNVEGKYLMDSVPFSCCNPGSPRPCIQHHLTNNSAHYDYDLRTEELNIWTRGCHEALFSYYSSMMNSIGALIIATIILELADMAGLKYLSTALETMADPENPECESEGWLLEKGVKETFAELLTKLKMLGKTNQVEEGGAAPDAAT from the exons ATGCCGTTCATGCCGGTGAAATTCAACCTGCCCAAGCGGGTGAAGCTGGCTCAGGGTCTGTGGATGCTCTACTGGCTTTCGGTCATTGTGGGTATCCTCATCTTCAGCCTCGGTATCTTCTTCAAGATTGAGCTGCGAAAGAGGAGCGAGATGATGGACAACAACGAGAGCCATTTAGTGCCCAATCTGCTGATCCTGGGGGGCATGCTGGCCTGCGGAGTCAACGCCTTTGGGGGAAAGGTGTGCCACGACTCTCTGGACCCGATGAAGTTTGCCAAGTGGAAGCCGATGCTGAAGCCATACCTGCTGTTGTGCTGTGGCTTCAacgtgctgctgctgctgacggCCGTGCTCTGCTTCCTCATGCAGTTCGCTGTGTACCTGACGCTGGCAGAGGGCCTGAAGAACGGCATCAGGTTCTACAAGGACACGGACACGCCAGGACGCTGCTTCATGAAGAGGACGCTGGACATGACGCAGATTGAGTTCCGCTGCTGTGGCAACAACAACTTCAGGGACTGGTTCGAGGTCCAGTGGATCAGCAACCGCTACCTGGACATGAGCAACGATGAGGTCAAAGA TCGTGTCCTCAGTAACGTGGAGGGGAAGTACCTGATGGACAGCGTTCCATTCAGCTGCTGTAACCCTGGGTCACCACGGCCCTGCATCCAGCACCATTTGACCAATAACTCGGCCCACTACGACTATGACCTTCGCACTGAGGAACTCAACATCTGGACCAGGGGCTGCCACGAGGCCCTCTTCTCCTACTATAGCAGCATGATGAACAGCATCGGAGCACTCATCATTGCCACCATCATCCTTGAG TTGGCAGACATGGCGGGGCTGAAGTACCTATCCACGGCTCTGGAGACAATGGCCGACCCAGAGAACCCGGAGTGTGAGAGCGAGGGCTGGTTGCTGGAGAAAGGTGTGAAGGAGACGTTCGCCGAGCTGCTCACCAAGCTGAAGATGCTGGGGAAGACCAACCAAGTGGAGGAGGGCGGGGCTGCACCAGATGCTGCCACCTGA